Within Nakaseomyces glabratus chromosome G, complete sequence, the genomic segment TGACGACCTTAATTTTGAACCGTATCGCtgaaattagaaaataCAGAGAGCGCGAGGAAGATATAAGTGAGATTCATCACGGTGACTATAGTAAGCAGTTGCCAGAACACCACGTAATCGACAATATAAGGAAGGAGCTACTTGTCTGGACAGCCCCAAGAAAGAGAACTTATGATACCGCTAAACCTTTCCAAGATCTTGGTTTCAATGTAAGACAAAGATCCCAACTGAAACAACTCAACCCAGGTGTAATTGCAGATATGTCTGAAGATGAGATAGCTAAAGAATACCCTGAGGAGTACAAAGAGTACTGCAGAGACAGATACCACTTTAGGTTTCCTAGGGCTGAATCATATCACGATCTTGCAGTTAGAATGGAACCGTTGCTCTTGGAAATGGAACACACCAGCCATGACATCGTTGTCATTGCACATGAGAGCACCTTGAGAATTCTTTACGGTTACTTTATGGCTCTCTCTTGTGTGGACTTACCCAAGCTAGACTTTACTAGAAATGAACTAGTTGAAATATCTTTCAGTCCATTTTGCAACCAGGTTAGAAAGATACCAATTTTATGAAAGTAGCAACCAAAGTCTACTTtcaatacaatatatattctgCATATTTTACATACCCCTGTCTTCTACATACAGAAATATAAGCTGTCTACCAAGGatcaaagaataaaatcaattatAAATAAGCTatgcaaaaaatattattatattaagaGATGTATGCAAAATGTGTATAAAAGTACtctaaaaatgaaatcGTAAAAATAGTCGTGAATATATGATAGTGtattaattttgttttatgATTTTATCCTTCCATGTGTCGGCATGTATAATGTGTTCAATTATCAGACCTGGACTTCCTTCTCCTCCTCCTTTCCAATCTTTCACGCTCTCTACGCTCTGCTGCGTCTATCAGATCATAGCGTGTTATTACAGTATGATTGGATCTTGGCTCAACTGTAGCTGGCATTCCACCCTTTAACTGGTACGAAGAGGATGAGTTGGATGAGCCATTCGAAGCTGTCTCATCAGCACCGTTACCACCTATCATGTAGCACAGTGATTTCACGGGGCTAAGCATCCAGGAGGACACTATGACAACGCTCTTGACGCTGTTGTAACCTGTTATAGATATGGTGTTTAGCGTTCCGTTGTATATATCATTCAAAACCTGCatcttttattattatgttCGATGTTCTTGCGGTGACTTTTACTTGCAAGACAATTTTGTGGTTCTGCGTTTCAGttccatatatatacattgCTGACTTGTTTGCAATTTGTAATTGTGTCTGCTTGTGTACaggcattttttttgttatgtGTAAGAACGGAGGGGGTTTGCTCTCCTATTAAACTTTAATCTACTAGGCATATTCTACTGTGTACAATTCTGTCAATTAAACGGATTTGCACTATGTAAGCAGTGCTTTCAACAGTGAATGCGGGTGAAATCCTCTATAATACCGTGGACTTTACGGGTTGCAAgataaatttctttttgccCTAGCAAATTATCAAATGCTAGCTGTACTAGGAAAGACCTCTCGTAAGTACTTTGCTTCGATATTGTGATGTAATAtcaatcaaaaaaaaattgccTTTGATCCTTAGAAACTCGGACAGGTTTATTAGTTGGGACTCACTGAGGACGTCCGGATTATAAATTCTAATATCACTTCACTGTAAATGCTCACAGCACAACTTATGTAATTGCGATTCCGTGGGATCCTGAAAGCTCAGAGGACGGAGAACTTGATAGAGAGCAAAAGATCGTTCAGACTCCTCTCTGCAAGATGACACCCAATACAGTGTTTATCATCGGACGTATAAGTGTTGATAAcggggggggggagagTGAAGAGGGTTAAAAACATTTTTACCTTAACAGATTGCTAATTCTACGAAACCAGGAAGGTATCAAGGACAGCATAAGAACTTATACGGGTCCGTTTTAACTCCATGGAATTCCATGGAGATTTTTCTCATTTGCATattaatattcaatatatttattgagTAATTTACAAAACAAGGAGTGCTGTAGAGTGTCGGTTTTAGCATGGATATTACCACTAGTTTAGAACAATGGTGCTCTTTTACCTATGTTTCCTGGGGGTCAgtttgttttgattttgatacACAGTAGAATTTGTTGAACTATGCTAACTATATACTTCATGTAATTTGACTACTTATGTTGCTGTCCTGACAATACCGTTATAATTGGCGTATTACATTATCTCACGTGCATATAAGATTGAAGACTACGCAATATATGAGTATATTTGTAATCCATTAACGTATTTGCAATGATATATTTGTTCTTGACGTTTTCATAAATAATGCAGTCTTTTAAGTAGTATATAATTCTTTGTACATGTCTATCAAATTTggtaaaaagaatattaacATTGTATGAATAAATGAATAATTGCAGAAAACTGCCCACTTCCAGCTGATATGTACCAATGATGTAATATAGTAGTGTCAATCAGAGTTCAGTACTGCACATTGGACTAATGAATGTTGAAAGTGTTAGAAAGATGACaatttataaaaaatgaagttcAGATGAGAGATAAGGGAGAACGAGAGAAAGAGtgagagagaaagaaagagaaagagaaaaaatgCAGAATAATTATTAAAAAGAGATGTAGTAAATGATTAGATAACTATACTCAAACAAATGATCATATTCAAcaatataatgaaattatCTGATATAGGGAATATTAATCATTACGCCAAGCATAGCATAGAGAAAATTAATAGAAAAACACAGATGGGAAAAATCGATGATAAAGTACAGAGAGGAGAATAGAAgagagaagagaagaaaaaaaaaatgaagtaATAAATGTATTGTATCAAAGCAAATTGAtactaaaagaaagagaataatTTGACATTTTAACATTTATCGGTTAGTAGGATTCAACTATTATCGAAACATTCAGAGCGACAGTTGATGCTTTTGCTGTTCTCTAGCCCATCTAGCGGTATCCTTTGTAGATTGGCTGAACTCTTGGttctttcttgtctttttAATGAAATCTGCAATCCATTGCTGTGTGTAAAATTGCTTGATGCTACCATCTGGGTACATGGCCGCGATATCACCAATCAACCCGACTGCCGATCTGGATGTAGAATCTTCACTGTAAAGTTGAGGATCTTCAGCCacaatattcaaaaactgGAAGATAGTACCAATGTAATTAAATAACTCAGCAGGATGATTATGTAAACCAGCAACAATCCCAACATAGGCATCCAGAACTGACTCAAGAACCTTTATGTTGTAGTCAAGGGCTTCTAGAGTACCATTTTCTGGTTTAGAGTTTTGAGCTGCCACACATAATCCCATTACTTCATTGACATATGGAATGAAATCTTCCCCAATATTGGAGGCTATATCACCAAAAACACTTAGAACTGCAGGCTTTAACTCTTTCTTGGCTGCTGGGTTTGTAATTAATTGACCCAAAACATTCATGAATGCACCGGCGTATCTCTTGAAATCATCTTCCAATGAGTTTGAGATATCAGCAATAAAACCTACCGCAGTGATAGCAACTGGGGAGTCTACTTGGTTCAAAGCACCAATCAGATATGGAGAAAATGACTCTAAATAGTTTTCAAAACCCTTTCCTAACGAAGATGCAAGGGCTGATACAGCGTAGAATACATCATCTTCGATAAAAGCGGAACTCTTTCTACTTAATAGTTTAACAAAGAGGTCCATTAACATATCTGAGACATTTACCACGGAATTTGGACTCTTTCTGATATATGCTGCAAGAACAgttaaaatatttgattgtAATTCCTGCAAACTTTGTGCATCCTCCATGGATAATTGGGCTTCATCAACAGTCATTGTTTGTCCTAGTTTGTCCATGacaaatgaagaaatgGATGCTGAAGTATCACTGACAGTATCAATAGCATATTCAATTAAAGTGGTCATAGCCGAAAATGCAGATGCTCTGGCATTAAATTCGTTATCAGGTCTGTTTGCTGATTTGATCAATCCATCTACCAATGCTGGATAGTAGTTATAGATAGGAGATGGTTGCATATCAGAAAGTTGCTCGACTAGATTGATAATAGTCCAAGCTGCGTTTGTGGCGACTTTAGGATGGTCTTGTAAACCTACCAAACAAGATTGAATAACACCTGGTAGATGCTCTTGGGGATCGATAGATTCTGCAACAAGGTCAGCAATTCTACCTATACACCATGCAGCTGTTTCCTTGACTTGCAAGGATGGGTCATTAATTAGGTTTAGAATTGCAGGTAGGGCTTGATGAACAAAATAGGTCCTCTGGGTTTTATCCGGACCATCCATTATAGAGCCGAATGCCATCACAGCAGCTTCTCTATTTCTCCAGTTATCATTAGTGATGTTTTGCTCCACAAACTCCAAAACCGGTTGTAGGACGTAGTTACCACAATTTTGGGCAAATAACTGTAAACATGCACCGGCTGACATAGATACATTCCAGTCATCGTCTTCTGGATCCTCATTCTGTCTCATCAAAAGGttcaataaatttggtAAGACATCTTTTATagaagacaaagaaaagttGTAACTTTGTAATGGTGATTGTGGGAACTGCGAAAGTTCATATGCGatatcaatttcttcttcacaaATAGTGGACCAGAATTCAACTGCCATAGATGCAACTTTATCATCCTCTGACTTCATAGTGGCTATAGTTAGAGCGTATAGGGCTTGCTCCATGTAAGGTTTCATGAAAGCATAGAAGAGAGACATAATCTTACATAAACAACCAAATGCGGCAGCTTGGATATCAGTGTCATTTGCTTGAGTAGCTTCACACACAACTTGCATCAGATAATTTCTTTCACCTTCTCTTTCCATATTGTTCTTAATAAAGACCAAGGAATCTGCAAGAGCATTTAAGGCAGCCAAACGTACCAATTTAGAAGGCTCTGATGATTGAGCACCTTGTACAATTGCAATTAAAATGCTGTTAGATGAGGCCATTAGTACTTGACTTTGGGGATCGGCACTTTCACAAATATATCCCAAGGCCAACAGCGAAGCTCTTTTCACATTTTCCGGTTGGTTGGTGTTTGTATTGTCAACCATTATCTGCATCAAATCAGGCCATTCTCCACGGGGTAACTCTATATCCGCGATCGCAGCAATTAATTGTGCAGAAGCATTGGCAACTCTTGGTTCATTATCCATAAGAACAGCAAGAGCGTTGGATTTAATCTGTTGCTTTGACTCAGGATCTATAGTGGTTGCCCAACGTTGAGCAAATTGCTGATTCTTTATGCTATCCTTTGATACCAActcattcttcaaagaCAAGGCTGCCAATATACGTGCTTCGACTTTTGCTTCTGGCAAAACCAAAACTTGAGCTAGCAACCCGGcatattgaagaaagttcTCGTTAGAaagcttcttcaattgcGTTTCACTAGTTAGACGCACATTTTGGTCTGGACTTAAAATAGTGTTTTCTAAAATCTGGGCGAATTCCTGAACAGACattgtaaatattatattcttGCCCCTAAGTAATACGAAACGTAAACAATAGTCTTATattctatcaaaaaaagatgTACCAAAACACTAGTGTATTTGTTTCGTGCCAATCCAGTATTATTTAATACAGAGGAAGTGTAATCTCCAAATTCTAAAACAGCTATCGCCTGAAATATAACTTATGCTATTTTCACGAGAATTAAAGTTGATAAACCCGTTAAAAAGATAGAAATGAGAACTTTAGCACTCCTATACCGTTGAATTCGCTTGGCAAAAGCTGTTTCGTAATCAACCGCTAGATAACTGGCTTTCTGATCCTACATACGCCACCAAATTATTAGCAAATGCTGACCAGTTCTTAAGCGTTATTCTTTTGCTGAGATTTTGATGCGAAAAGGAAGGGGCAGTCGGGATGgcaagaaaaattttattataacGTTAATAGTGATATACAATTTTCAAGGTAATAGCAATTTTTGCTAGAGATACAAATGCATAATGGGAGGCCAAGTTACTATGCAATTGTGTTTCACAATTCTTCGAAGGGTTTTAGATCAGTGTCTCTGTCTTAAAAGTATGTACAATATTGGTATAAAACAACAAGAcgaaaatataaataaatgaaGGTGTACtgatttcaagaaatttatCTGCTTGTTTATCATTTTACTGTAAATTTTCACAACTTTGTAACTGGCAgttacaaaatatttatgcTTCCTCCTTAGGCATCCCTACTCTATATTTCTTGAGCTGCTCCATTGCGAAAAAGATTAGCATAGTGAAAGGCGCCAGTCTGGTGAAACTAGGGACCCAACCTCTAAACATAAACGATGGGCCTTCTTTATTTATAGCTTCCATCAATATCTTAAAGGAGGAGTCATGATTGTGACCGGGCTTCTTGTGAGCATTCATGACAATAGTTTTGATGACATCCGCTGGCGAACACACAGTTGTAGCCACAAACCCAGCTAAGAGTGACGATGTCAAGTGAGTactatttttctttgggTCCATATTGTACTTGGTAACCAGGAAATTCTTGAACATATCATAGGTGACAACCTGCGATGCTGTCATCAACACACCTCTCACCATGTTGGGCTTCCAACCCGTGAGGAAAAGAGACTTTGCACCTTCTGCTTTATATATCTTGACCATGCCATCGATAGCGTTCTTGTAATTACGTCTCTTATCTAATGGTAACGCGGAGTCATTCTGCATACGGATGTTGATCAAGTCTGCGAAATTTCCGGCAAGACCACCCAATGCACCACTAACCATGGAGGCACCCAACAGGTACCACATGTTGGTTAGTTTGTCCCGGGGGATAACATGCTCTTTCAAAGCATCATACATACCAAACCGGGCAGTAGTGTATGTGCATTGACGTAGCAACGACGCAGAAAGACCGGCATAAAGTCCGACAATGCCttcattcttcaaaatacTCCGAAGCATCTGCACAATCGTAGGTTTTGGTATTGGGGCCGCTTGAAGCCGCACTTTCGTCAAGTCCAATGGATGCGTGTTCATCACCGCAAATATACCAGCGGCACCACCATACCACCAAGGGTACTTCACTTGTTTTTCAGACATCTTTACTACTTCTAACTTGTACTGGTTTAGCTGAAAAACATTACAAGGTAGGCATTCACAAATTAGAGTGGCCCAGAAGATACTGCCCgttatttatatatcagGCAGCAATACCAGTCCATTTCCTTGTTTGTGATGGGCATGACCTCGTGCACAGAAACAGCGGTACCGCTTGAATTAAAAAGCCAAGAAATGATCTACGTTTTTCCTCGAGAAATACGTCATCGCGAAATCTTGCATAATCCGCGGGaatgcgatgcgatgaggtggtaatttgaagaaacaatCTAGCTGTCAAATGTGAAGTAGTCCTGTGTCCACGCTTATGCTGTCAATAGTGCATCAACATATTTGGCTCAATGTTTGTATTTCGCAGTCACGTCGCCGATTGGCGGCTTGCAGGTTAAGCAATCGATGGCACAATCGAATTGGGTTTCTTATGTTTTAGTACCGAGAAAGATGTTGCAACTGTTCAACAATTTGAGGATGCAATTAAGAGGACATCGCAATTGATTATAGTCTGTGAGTGGAGATTATCG encodes:
- a CDS encoding uncharacterized protein (CAGL0G01122g~Putative protein; gene is upregulated in azole-resistant strain), which encodes MQVLNDIYNGTLNTISITGYNSVKSVVIVSSWMLSPVKSLCYMIGGNGADETASNGSSNSSSSYQLKGGMPATVEPRSNHTVITRYDLIDAAERRERERLERRRRRKSRSDN
- the KAP95 gene encoding karyopherin beta (CAGL0G01144g~Ortholog(s) have Ran guanyl-nucleotide exchange factor activity, protein transporter activity), which codes for MSVQEFAQILENTILSPDQNVRLTSETQLKKLSNENFLQYAGLLAQVLVLPEAKVEARILAALSLKNELVSKDSIKNQQFAQRWATTIDPESKQQIKSNALAVLMDNEPRVANASAQLIAAIADIELPRGEWPDLMQIMVDNTNTNQPENVKRASLLALGYICESADPQSQVLMASSNSILIAIVQGAQSSEPSKLVRLAALNALADSLVFIKNNMEREGERNYLMQVVCEATQANDTDIQAAAFGCLCKIMSLFYAFMKPYMEQALYALTIATMKSEDDKVASMAVEFWSTICEEEIDIAYELSQFPQSPLQSYNFSLSSIKDVLPNLLNLLMRQNEDPEDDDWNVSMSAGACLQLFAQNCGNYVLQPVLEFVEQNITNDNWRNREAAVMAFGSIMDGPDKTQRTYFVHQALPAILNLINDPSLQVKETAAWCIGRIADLVAESIDPQEHLPGVIQSCLVGLQDHPKVATNAAWTIINLVEQLSDMQPSPIYNYYPALVDGLIKSANRPDNEFNARASAFSAMTTLIEYAIDTVSDTSASISSFVMDKLGQTMTVDEAQLSMEDAQSLQELQSNILTVLAAYIRKSPNSVVNVSDMLMDLFVKLLSRKSSAFIEDDVFYAVSALASSLGKGFENYLESFSPYLIGALNQVDSPVAITAVGFIADISNSLEDDFKRYAGAFMNVLGQLITNPAAKKELKPAVLSVFGDIASNIGEDFIPYVNEVMGLCVAAQNSKPENGTLEALDYNIKVLESVLDAYVGIVAGLHNHPAELFNYIGTIFQFLNIVAEDPQLYSEDSTSRSAVGLIGDIAAMYPDGSIKQFYTQQWIADFIKKTRKNQEFSQSTKDTARWAREQQKHQLSL
- the DIC1 gene encoding Dic1p (CAGL0G01166g~Protein of unknown function), which translates into the protein MSEKQVKYPWWYGGAAGIFAVMNTHPLDLTKVRLQAAPIPKPTIVQMLRSILKNEGIVGLYAGLSASLLRQCTYTTARFGMYDALKEHVIPRDKLTNMWYLLGASMVSGALGGLAGNFADLINIRMQNDSALPLDKRRNYKNAIDGMVKIYKAEGAKSLFLTGWKPNMVRGVLMTASQVVTYDMFKNFLVTKYNMDPKKNSTHLTSSLLAGFVATTVCSPADVIKTIVMNAHKKPGHNHDSSFKILMEAINKEGPSFMFRGWVPSFTRLAPFTMLIFFAMEQLKKYRVGMPKEEA